CCGGCGCCGGTGGAACCTGTGAAGGAGATCATGTCCACACCAGGGTGGTGGGACAGCGCATCGCCGACCTCGCGGCCGGTCCCGTTCACCAGGTTGAAGACACCAGCCGGCACACCCGCCTCGTGCAGTACCTGGGCCAGAAGCGTGCCGCTGGCGGCAGAGTTGATACTGGGTTTGGCGACGATGGTGCACCCGGCAGCGAGCCCATAAATCAGCTTGATAACGCCGGTTTGGATAGGCCAGTTCCAAGGTGAGATCAGAGCACAAACGCCGATCGGCTCGCGACGGACAATGGCGCCGCCTATACGCGATTCGAAGGGGTATTCCCGCAAGATGTCGCGGGCTACGCTCATGTGCTGCGCTGGGCCGGTGACTTGGGCGCGGCTGCTGATGGGGATGCCAACTTCGCGCGCAATCAACTCGGAGAACTCGTCCGTGTACGACTCGTATACGTCGATGATGCGATCAATCAGAGCGATCCGTTCGTCCACGGAGGTGGTGGAGAAGCTTTCGAACGCGCGCTGGGCAGCCGCGACGGCGCGATCCACGTCCGCTGCGCTCCCCAAGGTAACCCGGGCGAAGGCCTCCTCGCGCGTGGGGTCGATGAGTTCCACTTCGCGGGGGTTGGTCGGATCAGTCCATTGACCGTCGATGTAAAGGTGCGGGTACTTCTTCATGATCGGGGTTCTCCTGTGGGGTGGCGTGTGGGGTGGGTTAGCTGCTGTGGGTGTAGCCGCCGTCGCAGGCGATGGTTTGGCCGGTGATGAAGGCAGCGGCGGGTGTGGCGAGGAAGAACATGATGCCGACGAGGTCGGTGGGGACCATTCCGCGGGGGATGCATTGCAGGGACGCGGCGCGTTCGCGGACTTCGGCGGTGGGGTTGACGGTGCGTTCGACTTCGGTGGCGACGCTGCCGGGGCGGATGCAGTTGACGGTGATCCCGTGGCTGCCGAGTTCACGGGCCAGGGAGTTGGTCATGCCGATCAGTGCTGATTTGGAAGTGACGTAGTGCAGGTAGTTCACGGTGCCGCGGGTGACTGCGTCGGATGAGATGTTGATGATACGGCCGAAGCCGGCTTTGCGCATGTGGGCAGCGACTGCTTTGACGCAGAGGTAAGTGCCGGTGATGTTGACCTTCAGTACGTGTTCCCACTGCTCCAGGGGGATCTCGTCGAACGGGCCCTTGTCGATGCTCGCGAAGATCGAGGCGTTGTTGATCAGCACGTCGACCCGGCCCCAGGTTTGGATCACGGTGTCGACCATGGCGGTGACGGACGCTTCGTCGGCCACGTTCACCTTGACGGCCAGGCCTACCCCGCCGGCGTCATGAATTTCCTTCACGACTGCTTCGGCCTTGTCGATGGCAAGGTCGGCTACGACGGCAACGGCTCCGGCTGCTGCGAACTGGCGCGCCAGTTCCCGCCCGATGCCCTGGGCTGCGCCGGTGACAATAACTACCCGCCCCTCGACGCTGAAGTCCCGCGCTGATGCCGGGACGCCGGAGTCATGGGGAATGTGGGTCAGGGGTGTCGTCGTCATGGTCGATTCCTCGTTGGTTTCGCATCGTGATGGTGGTAGAGGCAGTGATGAACAGGGGTTGCCGTCATAAACCCGCATTCACCCGTAACCGCCTAAAGCGGTGTGGGAAACAGGAGCGGCGGAACCCCCTTGCCCTTGAACAATATCCCGCCATGTGGGATAGTGTCAATGGACGGCGGCCGGTTCTGCACGAATTGCAGCGGCGGGCCGGGCGCCCCACCCCCGCGGATCTTGCCGGGGGAATACATCGACTTTGTGTTAAGGAGCAGGACATGCGCGTAAGCAAGGCAGCGGATACTGACATCGAAGCAGTCGGATCCATGCGTGAAGGAGTGCTGGACCAGAAGCACCTGCTGTTCGGTGAGGACGGCTCGCCGAACAATTACGACCTGAACATGGGCCACACCGGCGGCGGCGGGTGGCGGACCCCGCGTCACCGGCACAATTTTGACCAGGTCCGCTACGTGATCAAGGGCCGCCTGCCCTACTCCGAGAACGATTTCCTGGAGGAAGGCTGGGTCGGGTACTTCCCCGAGAGCGTCCACTACGGCCCGCAGGAACGCGCCGAGGGCCTGCGCACCCTGGTCCTGCAGGCCGGCGGCGCCAGCGGCCAGGGCTACCTCTCCGTCGCCCAGCGCGAAGCGACCAACGCCGAGCTGGAAAAGACCGGCGAATTCAAAAAGGGCATGTACACCTACACCGACGCCAACGGCGACGAGCAGACCGTGGACGGCTCCCAGGCGATCTTCGAACACGCCACCGGCGGCAAGCTCGAATTCGCCACCCCCCGCTACGAAGACGTCATCGCCATGAACCCCGACGCCTACGACTGGCTCCCCTCAGCCAACCAGGGCGTGTCCGAGAAATGGCTGGGCACCTTCACCGAGCGCAACTTCCGCATCGGATTCCTCCGACTCGAAGCCCGCGCCGTTTACCAGGCAGGCCAGTTCCCCTCCATCGAAATCCTGTTCCAGACCAAAGGCCAGGTCACCGCAGGAGGAGAAAAATACGGCCCCGAAACCGGCTACGAATTCCTCGCCAACGAAGGCCCCAAACCCCTCGAAGCCATCGAACCCACCGAATTCCTCCGCTTCGTACTCCACACCTTCTAACCACCACAGACCAGCACGGGGCCCACAACGGGCCCCGTGCCCACCCACACAGCCACACGCAAAAAGTAAAGCTCTGCATCTCCAACTAGTTGCAGTCACCCAATCCAGATCAGCCTTGATGCATCGCCAGACGCGTCGGGCATCCCAGCCCAGAGGAAGTAACCAGAATGCCAAAGAAGATCGCGATTCTGCACACAAGCTTCGTATTCGTATCCGTCGAGCCTGTGATCAATGACCTCATTGCCGAGCTCATCCCAGATGCTGAAGTCATGCACTTTGTAGACTCTGACGTTTTGGCCACAGTTGTGCGCGAGCAAGGTATTTCACGGAACAGCGAGGCGCGAATGACCCATCTTGCGCAGGCGGCAGAAGCAGCAGGGGCGGACATCATCTTCTCTGCATGCTCTTCTTTGGGACCGGCGCTGGACGTCGCGGCCCAAAACGTTCGCACCCCAGTGGTGAAAATTGACGAGGCGATGGCAATTCGCGCCGCCCGCGAAGGTAACCGTATTGGCGTCCTGGCCACCGTGCCCACCACGCTTGGTCCGACATCAGACCTGATCCAAGCAAAAGCCGACGAAATCGGGCGCAGCATTACGATCGAGCAGCGCTTGTGCGAAGGAGCGTTCTCAGTCCTTATGTCGGGGGACCGCGAAAAGCACGACGCCATGATCACTGAGCAGGCGACAGATCTTGCGAAAAACGTTGACATTATCGTTCTGGCACAAGCATCCATGAATCGACTTGCCGGCGTTCTTCAGGAAAAGACCAAGATGACAGTGCTGTCGAGCCCTCGTATAGGCGTGGACTACCTCGCTCAGCGCGTCGCGGAACTCCCTGCGTAAGCATTTCGGGGGAGCCACTTTGTTCTCCCCGTCTGCCGCCAGTCCTCATCCCTGAAGGATCTAATCGCCCTGAACCTTGAGTCATGATTTGCCTACAATCTACTGGCCTTGGGAGGCGACGGTTCTCCACATGCGCTGAGTCAGGACGTGGATACACGCTGGATAGGTGAAGACCTCTTAGCTTGGTAGTGATCACACACAGCCAACGCCTAGGAGGTCTTCATGTTTCACGGTCCATGTCCAGGCTGTAGGAGCCGAACCCGGCGACCTGGCAACGGATCCGGGCTGCACCGCGCCTGCGCCGAGGTCCTGGCCGACAACAAAAGGCTCGACCTGCGCGGATTCCATCCTGATTAAACCCCAGCAACCCTGACAGAATGAAAAGCAGAACGCTTCGACCGCTCCCTGCAACTGAACTAGGCCGGCAACCGGAAACCAGGACGCACCCACGCCTTCCAGCCATGGGGCTGTACTTCTGCAAGAAACCAGCGGCCATACGGGAAGGCCCGGGGGCGGGATGAGTGCGTTTAGCGGGTGAGGGTGTCCAGGGCACTGAAAGCGAATTTCCTGGCTGTGATGTTCCAATGACCCACCAGACTCTGTAGGTTCTCACCGTCGGCCCGGTGTCCTGGTAGCTGTTCCTGCAGGATGCCCAGGATGCCGGTGCGCAGCTCGGTATTGAAGTTGACCTTGCCCACGTTCATGGCCGCCGCCTTAACCAATTCCTCCGCAGGGATGCCCGACGCGCCATGGAGCACTAAGGGAATGTGGGTCTGCACCGCGATGTCTTGCAGGACATCCCAGCGCAGCTGGGGTTCGCCTTTGTACTTGCCATGGACGTTGCCCACAGCCACCGCCAGCAGTTCGGCGCCAGTACGGGACACAAAGCTTTCCACCTGGGCAGAATCGGTTAGACCAGCCACGGAGACCCCGGACTGATCAGCACCGAACGCCCGGTCCTCATCTCCGGCGAGGCCACCGAGCTCCGCTTCCAGCACTACATCGGGACCCAGCAACGCGCGGGCCGCCACAACCAACGCGATGTTTTCCTCGTAGGGAAAGCAGGAACCGTCCGCGAGGACGGAATCCGCCCCCGCCGCAACGGCGTCGGCCATCAGTTTGAGGTCTGAGGCGTGGTCCAGCTGGACTGCCACGGGAACGTCCGCGGCGTCCGCCAGGCCCCGCAACGCCGCCAACAGTCGCAGGCCGTTAGGGGTGGCGGCGGTCTTCGGGGCCACCATCAGGATCACGCCACGGCCTGCTTCCTCGGCCGCGCTAACCACTGCCAGCGCTGTGGTGAAGTCGTAGCAGGTGAAGGCGGGGACGGCTGAACCGTGCTGCAGGGCGGAGGTGACCAGGTGGTCGAGTCGGGTGCGCATCAGACTGCCAGGCCTCCCACAGGGCTCCAGGCGACGAAAGTCAGCGTGAAGCCGGCCCGCCTGCTCACCGCAGTGGACGGCATGGCGGATGTGACGGTCTCCATCGGTGCCAGGGGCGCGGCCATTGGCAGTGCCACGGCACGCAGACCATGGACAGAGCTGGTGTAGTTGCTGTTCATGTTCGTCCCTAATTCCAGGTTAGAAGGCGTTGCTGAGTTTGCGGGTGACGTCGGCGAGGGACTGGTCATCGCCCACGTTGCCGGCGAAGACGATGTAGGGGATGCCCTTGGCGGGTCCGTCCACGGGTTCCCAGAGGGAGACTATGCCGGGAAGCATGGGGCCGCGGACGATTGCGTGGCGGATCTCGAGTCCGTGGGCGGCTACGTCGGAGGAGGTGATGCCGCCTTTGGCGATGACGAATCGCGGCGGGAAGGTTTTCAGGGTCCGGTTGACAATGGCGACGACGGCTGCCGAGACTGTGCGTGCGATCCGCAGGCTTTCAGTGGGATCGCTCGTCTTGATGAGCAGGCGGCTGGTGTGAACGATGACGTCGCCGCGGCGGAGGGCCTCGACGACGGAATCGACCGTCTGGTTCAGGTAGGCGTCAGCGGCTGTTTCGGTTTCGGCGGCGAGGAGTTTCTCGACGTCGATCTCCACGATGCGGGCGGCGCTGTGCTGTTCCGTCAGCGCTTTGAGTTGCCGCGTGGTGACGCCCACATGGGAGCCGACGACGATCAGGCCGCCGGCTTCGGACGGGGTGTTGCCGGCGTAGGCTTCGGCACGG
This genomic stretch from Micrococcaceae bacterium Sec5.1 harbors:
- a CDS encoding SDR family oxidoreductase; the protein is MTTTPLTHIPHDSGVPASARDFSVEGRVVIVTGAAQGIGRELARQFAAAGAVAVVADLAIDKAEAVVKEIHDAGGVGLAVKVNVADEASVTAMVDTVIQTWGRVDVLINNASIFASIDKGPFDEIPLEQWEHVLKVNITGTYLCVKAVAAHMRKAGFGRIINISSDAVTRGTVNYLHYVTSKSALIGMTNSLARELGSHGITVNCIRPGSVATEVERTVNPTAEVRERAASLQCIPRGMVPTDLVGIMFFLATPAAAFITGQTIACDGGYTHSS
- a CDS encoding aspartate/glutamate racemase family protein gives rise to the protein MPKKIAILHTSFVFVSVEPVINDLIAELIPDAEVMHFVDSDVLATVVREQGISRNSEARMTHLAQAAEAAGADIIFSACSSLGPALDVAAQNVRTPVVKIDEAMAIRAAREGNRIGVLATVPTTLGPTSDLIQAKADEIGRSITIEQRLCEGAFSVLMSGDREKHDAMITEQATDLAKNVDIIVLAQASMNRLAGVLQEKTKMTVLSSPRIGVDYLAQRVAELPA
- a CDS encoding class II fructose-bisphosphate aldolase: MRTRLDHLVTSALQHGSAVPAFTCYDFTTALAVVSAAEEAGRGVILMVAPKTAATPNGLRLLAALRGLADAADVPVAVQLDHASDLKLMADAVAAGADSVLADGSCFPYEENIALVVAARALLGPDVVLEAELGGLAGDEDRAFGADQSGVSVAGLTDSAQVESFVSRTGAELLAVAVGNVHGKYKGEPQLRWDVLQDIAVQTHIPLVLHGASGIPAEELVKAAAMNVGKVNFNTELRTGILGILQEQLPGHRADGENLQSLVGHWNITARKFAFSALDTLTR